In the genome of Mytilus edulis chromosome 14, xbMytEdul2.2, whole genome shotgun sequence, the window TGTTGAGGGGGGTTTCTATCGAAGAGGGTCGGTATAAAAGCTCAATCCAATCTAAAAGACGTAATACAAAAATATGTGAGCTTGAAAGACTAGAGAGACTAACAGTTAATACAAGAATTTCTCTATTTGTGTTCAAATATTCAACGTGAAATTTGTGGTAAGAATcaactgaaatattttgaaaaaatttatatgttttattaaccacaacatgacaaaaatatatttaatctgCTGATTACAGTAAATCTACATAATTGTTTAAAAGAGTTCCATAGATATAGCATAATTACAATGTATGTCCATATACTGATAGAATCCTGGGCACACACACACAGTCACACaatcaggttttttttacattgtcctTAAGTTTGAGAATGTAACTTTTTCCCGATCACTGCTTTTTCTATTTGGTCTGTTAAGCGGCTGGCCTCCTTTAAATTATCTTCTATCTTcccctgtattttttttaattcctccaATAAAGTTGTACCTTCATTTGTCTTCTTAGTTTTACATCGCATTCGTTTTTCAAGTTTAACTATTTTATCGTAGGGGACGGAgctggaaaaaaaatatgtgatattaggaaaaaacatgtataaaaaagGGGTTATttgaataatatacatgtatacgcgtgttgatacatatatatgtacctgtgtgtctatatttataatatgtcTGTTGTGTTATTTTGACGATAATCCCACAGTTTTGGAATTTAATCCATTTAAATATTCTGTACAAAGAGGGATTACTCAAATTACATGTCATATAATGAATGATCCATTAACAATTAAAATAGACTTAAAGTGTTAAATATGATACACGTACCTGCATCCTTTTCCGACTGTCTTTCCAGAGAAGTTAAAAAGTGGAAATGTATGGGTGTCACCCCAATCTGGTGACTGACATTGTGTCTCCATCGAAATCGGGCCCTCGGAAACCATtctataacacaaaaaaatatataaactgtaTTATGAAATAACACGTTTTCCTAATAATCTTTAAAGAGAGAATTAAATATCTTTTCATTAACAAAATGTTCacgttaataaaacaaaattttgactagtaaataattaattttgaGACTTACACACTTGGAGTTAAGCTTACAGTCTGTGTACTAAACGGTAGCCATGGGTCATTCTCACGGTATTCGGGACTCGGTAGAGTTGGAAATTTAAAATGCCTGGTATCTTCAATTTCTTCACCAAGATTGCAAACTGGAGGTGTCATGCTAAAGAGAAGGAAGGAATTCATCAGAATTGTAAAATAGCCCTTATTTAGAAAAGAATGTATGCATTTTGCAGAAAGTgaaatgtgttatttatattaaCTTTGACGAGATTTGGTTTTGGATGAGggggaaagttgtctcatttgcacatCATTCCATATCTTATATTTGGTACGAATTAAATGTTTTAGTCATAATCTTTAAGGGGGAGGGGAGGGGGGGATAAGTACCTTTTTTCGAAAAGATCGCAGCCGTCACTTATTTCTCTTAGGAGTTTTTCAAATTCATCATGATCGCGCTTTTCAAGAAATTCTTCTGCCATTTTCTCGATTTTGGAGAGTGTGTGTGTTGCTATACAAGTACGaatgtttttatatgatttgaagAAGAAAGAAATGACTTAATAtgattatttttagaaaaaaggtAACTTAAAcgatgacaataaaaaaaaaagcagatgtgTTCCTTTTGTAAAAAATCTTTACGGTATCAATATTTCCTTTTGTTCTAAATATTGTTGACCGAACTATCCGTGACCCCAACTCTGTATTGGACTTGCATACTATTGTGAAATGTATCGGTATACACCTGTCCCGAACTGgtcatctaaaaaaaattaatgttgcATGTCTTTATTTCCCAAACGAAcaagtaaacaaaattaataatttacttGACTTTGTTTTAAAAGAGAGAGGCAGATGTCCAAAGAAATTGCGccatcttcgtttttatataaaatgttcaCCACCTTATCAATGTAAAAAATTTGAGTGGTCAACATTCACAGTAAGAAGAACCAATGattgtttcaaatttattttgtaacaaaaagtAACGCCAAAAAACTATGAATAATCATATATTTCGAACTAggtctatcaaaattgaaaaagatgAAATTCATTTCGTGTACACTATGCATTTGACAAAGCATGTTTTAGAAAGGCACGTGTATACCCACGTATACACGACTAAGAGTAAATTTTTTGACGAGAAAGGGGTTTTAGAATTACTCCATCTGACTATGCAAAATCCTTATGAGAGAACAGTCATGTCAGATAgggtagtttttttcaaaaaatttaaaagagccactggaatctcaatggttactggttaTATTTACTTTTATGTTCTCGTTGTTACGAGACTAGATGGGGGGGATAATTACAGCATACCCCTGTAAtcgtcaaaaaaaataatgctacaAAGACATGATGCGCATAGTATACACACCCacccaaacaaaaacaaaaaaaatcatgaccCGAAAAGGGTCGtgaaaaaatcataatatcaGAATACCCCTCTCTCACTTCCCCCCTCCCCATCCCACTTTTGTTTTATCCCAAGAGGGGGTGGTTATGTTcgaacttttttttctcaaactcTAAGAGGTGATGACCCCGCGCTAGTCATATCAGATCAAGTTACCGTAATGGAGACTGCAcgcgtttttttcttttttactgtCTTTATTGGAATTATAGTTTTAAATACTGAGAGTTTGTGCACCCTGTCTCATACACGGTGCACAAAACTAtcgtcaacttttttaaagtgtaattttCCCGGAATGTGCGTGAAAATTCCTCCCTACATTAAAAGAGTGGAATGTGGAAAGGGGACGACGATTGAAGTGGCAGGAGACGTAGAACTCCGTAATTGTGAAGGTAAGTTATGTAAACTTCAACCAATAAGAGAGAATCGGATTAGGGAAGGGTGGAATACTCTGTAAAGAAACTCAAAgactttattataaaaatgttttatttcgaAAGAcactttaatatttgtttaaaaaaaggtaTCACTAAAAGGCACAGTTATATGCAAATTAATTTACCATATTATCTACTCTATATAAAACACAATCgtaaaagagaaataaaaagggggagggggggtaCTATTGATGGGGGAGAGAAtatgttaaatgaaaaaaaaataatgtcaacgTGGGGTCAATTTCTTTGTTTTCCCAAAACTATAGTATTCATACACTCTTTTTATTAATAGGAGTAATTTAATGTCGCAAAGCAATAAAAGAGGATTATCAGTGTTAAATGATTGGTAACAGAGACTGCCGGTTAATATAGCACTATCGTTCTATGCAATATAATGTGTCAGACATTATACACGAAGCTATAAACTATTATATCAAAATGAAACTAGGATTAGGGAGGAGTTTGTtcgaataaaaataaattgtgtaaattaaaatATGCCTTTTAGATGGTGAACCCAAATAAATATTATCAAGTGAAACCCTTTTTAACACATTTCATTCGAAATATGAAAAATgttccattttttgtttttgtttcaaaaaaaataaaaaaaatattcttacaaaCATGACTTCGTTACGTGAATGCTGTGTACATACACCAGCTGACAAcagatataataataataataaacttgatatcgttctttttaattttgacttCCACATTGTTTTTCAGTGAGGACGGAcgaggaagaagaaaaagaagaagaaggaaAGGCATTAGAACACCAGAACCTCCATCCCGTTTTACCTACAAGGGGTAATAGGGTTGTAGTGCCGGTGAAGGAGAACGAATGCCCTCCCCTAGCAGCAACAACAACTTTTATGGATGTGCTAggtatgaaaaaaattaaaataaaatattggaaAGTTTTAATATTTGGAATTGtcaattgtttgaaaaaaaacagaaacagaaaacaATTTAGATATTACTACATGGTCTCAACAGTTATAGCATGaacgtgtgtgtgtgtgtgtgtgtgtttgtgtgacAAAAGTTGAAATCTCTTCActaatgatttttatacgaccgcaaattttgaaaaaattttcgtcgtatattgctatcacgttggcgtcggcgtcgtcgtcgtcgtcgtcgtcgtcgtcgtcgtcgtcgtcgtcgtcgtcgtcgtcgtcgtccggcgtccgaatacttttagttttcgcactctaactttagtaaaagtgaatggaaatctatgaaattttaacacaaggtttatgaccacaaaaggaaggttggtattgattttgggagttttggtcccaacattttaggaattaggggccaaaaagggcccaaataagcattttcttggttttcgcactataactttagtttaagttaatagaaatctatgaaattttgacacaaggtttatgaccacaaaagaacggtttggattgattttgggagttttggtctcaacagtttaggaattaggggccaaaaaagggcccaaataagcattattcttggttttcgcacaataacattagtttaagtaaatagaaatcaatgaaatttaaacacaatgttaatgactacaaaaggaaggttggtattgattttgggagtttaggtcccaacagtttaggaattaggggccaaaaagggacccaaataagcatttttcttggttttcgcaccataacgttagtataagtaaatagaaatctatgaaatttaaacacaaggtttatgaccataaaagaaaggttgggtttgattttgggagttttggtcccaacataataaggggcccaaagggtccaaaattaaacttttgtttgatttcatcaaaattgaataattggggttctttgatatgctgaatctaactgtcatgactgtgtatgtagattcttaacttttggtcccgttttcaaattggtctacattaaggtccaaagggtccaaaattaaacttagtttgattttgacaaaaaattaatcagttaggttctttgatatgctgaatctaaaaatgtacttagattcttgattattggcccagttttcaagttggtccaaatcggggtccaaaattgaactttgtttgatttcatcaaaaattgaataaatggggttctttgatataccaaatctaactgtgtatgtagattcttcatttttggtcctgttttcaaattggtctacactaaagtccaaagggtccaaaattaaacttagtttgattttaacaaaaattgaaatcttgaagttctttgatatgctgaatccaaaaatgtacttagattttttattatgggcccagttttcaagttggtccaaatcaggatctaaaattattatattaagtattgtgcaatagcaagtcttttcaattgcacagtattgcgcaatggcaagaaatatctaattacacaatattgtgaaatatcaaatttttttttaattagagttatctttctttgtccagaatagtaagcaagaaatatctaattacaaaatattgtgcaaaagcaagatttttttttaattggagttatctttctttgtccagaatcaacttaaatctttgttatatacaatatacaatgtatattcactttttactaccaactgataaattaaaataatctttaccattcagtgataacaagcagtttttttacatcttaatattttatgatgtatttaaatgagtagttattgttgcaaactccattagaaattttaattgagattagttttggaataagggaaagggggatgtgattaaaaaaattgggttcaatttttctcatttgaaatttcataaataaaaaagaaaatttcttcaaacatttttttgagaggattaatattcaacagcatagtgaattgctctaagagaaacaaaaattttaagttcattagaacacattcattctgtgtcagaaacctatgctgtgtcaactatttaatcacaatccaaatttagagctgaatccagcttgaattttgtgtccatacttgccctaaccgttcagggttcaacctctgcggtcgtataaagctacgccctgcggagcatctggttatattttatttcagacaAACTATTGAGCTGCTTGGGCGGGGTTGTACTTACCTTACTGATATGGTATTGCAAACGCCGGATGCGTCCAAGAACATCAAGAAGGCATCCGGAAACACCAGTAGACACACCTGTCAGTGATAACTTTCGGATGTTACGATATCCGTCAGAATCAACGAACAGTAGGATGTTGAGATGCGTCTCAACACCCAATGTCCGTGTGTGAACTGatacttattgtttttatttcttcatgtAGTATtagttatattgtttttatatcatttatttttatgattttttttttcagtttcaataTCTGTTCGTATAAGGCTACATTTTTAGTGTGAATCCTATATACCGTTTTGTCAACCGTAACATGTAAACACTTttacagttatttaaaaaaaactactttAAGGTCAACAACAATGAGTGAAATACAATACCCCATTTTCTCGTCTAATACTCAATAAATTAATTCAAATCAAATGTTAACGGGATTTTTACgacttgtaaatttatttttgatagtgttacaattttaaagtttaatagcCAGTTATACGTTTGACTTTTGTaaatttaatgtatatatattgctttaaGCACGGTTTCATCTGTGAGGGTTGTTAGACGTTTACACTAtctctgtgtgtgtgtgtgttttgagaGATAAAAGAGAGTAGGAAAGATAATATTATTAGTGTTATAAAATCtatgttgaaattgaaaaaaaataaaaatgtaaatatgaacTAGTGGTTTGTCTTATCTCCtctaaatatatatgtgtatatatgaaCTTCAATTGCCACCTTTTTGTTGTTATACATCTTACTTGATCGAATATATCATCACTGCAACATGTATCTGGTATAGTAATGATAAATAAGCAGGATTTGAGAAACATTCCCTCTACTATAATCTGAAGCTAgttgcccccccccttttatatcattatttttttttaacttattttgtatCACATTTCTCTTCTCAGATGGAAGGGTGTCCGATTCTAACAGACATCATAAACTGTTTTACGTCCACTGATCAACTGCTGATTTTTGTTCAAGCCTATGGTTTGGAGAACGATCCGTATGTTCAACTCCGCTTAACTCATTTAAGACAAACCAGTCCAATGGATTTCAAATGCATGACATGTGGAGAATGGTTAAGTAACCAAGAAAACTACGAGTTTCACATGTTATATCACGAGACAATTCAAGATTTTGACTTGAGTTTATTTGATGACACTCCTCCTGACAAAAATCATATAGAACCGACTATCAACTCTAATAAAAGGACCTTCTCCATTCCCGATTCATCTGACGTTTACACACCACCTCCAGCTAAAAAAGCAAGTTTCCCCTCCGACCAGTATGGTGCCGGTGACGACAACCCTACAACACACACATTTCACAAGAAAAGAGAACGCATCTATGCCAACAATGGGGCTACAGACATTACATATGAAGTTAAATTTTCTAATCAGTTGCAGAATAAAAAACTGACGGACATAGTCGACGATTTACACAACGTATTCGACGATGTTCTCGGTCAAGTCCGTGTAGGATCTCAAGACAACAGTCTTGCCCGACTTATCATCGAACATAATGGTTTAACGGACCCAATCGTCGTCCCTTTACAAGAACTTAATACAATGGATGCCTCCACGGTGATGGATGAAATAAGCAAAGTCTTGCAAAGCAATGAAGAGCTACCTGTAGACGATAGTTTTTCTGTTACGGTAGGGCGAATAGATATTCCGTCCGGTGGTGGTCGAGTTTATATTACAAAATTGACGGGTGACGATAACAGTTTACAACGTAAACGTTCTATTGTCAGTAGGCCTAGTGACACAATGTGCATGCCTATGGCAATATCGCTTTGCTTCCTGAAAACCTGTCGCGTTGTATCCCCTAGTGAATGGCGAACACTGACGTCAGACGACACAGAGTGTATGGTAGATAAAGTTCTGAAACACAGAACCACCCCGAAATGGTTCTACAATCATGTAATTGATAAGGGGAGAAAGGAATGTATTAATTTTGCGAAACGTCTCTGTGTATTAGCCGATGTCAGTACGGAAAAACAATGTAGCATTAATGACATAGAACGCTTTGAAAAGGTG includes:
- the LOC139503096 gene encoding uncharacterized protein, with the protein product MNSFLLFSMTPPVCNLGEEIEDTRHFKFPTLPSPEYRENDPWLPFSTQTVSLTPSVMVSEGPISMETQCQSPDWGDTHTFPLFNFSGKTVGKGCSSVPYDKIVKLEKRMRCKTKKTNEGTTLLEELKKIQGKIEDNLKEASRLTDQIEKAVIGKKLHSQT